Proteins from a single region of Bradyrhizobium diazoefficiens:
- a CDS encoding alpha/beta hydrolase encodes MIGHQPPQTLRANGIDICYEIFGNDNAEPLLLIMGLGAQMIHWDDGFCEQLAARGFRVIRFDNRDIGKSSHMTGGKRLTPLELMKLRFLRIPVAAPYKLIDMARDTIGLMDALAIKSAHLVGASMGGMIAQEVTLSFPGRVRSLTSIMSTTGNPRVPPPTREAAAMLMAPPPRSKEEFITRFGETWKILRAGSFPEEEALDPGRAERVFARGLNPAGVGRQLRAVLASGSRKERLYNVRTPTLVIHGTIDPLVRPEGGKDTAESIPGAKLLMIEGMGHALPMRFWPEIIGAIDKHAHGAAAQAA; translated from the coding sequence GTGATTGGCCATCAGCCGCCCCAGACTCTTCGCGCCAATGGCATCGACATCTGCTACGAGATTTTTGGCAACGACAATGCCGAGCCGCTGTTGCTGATCATGGGGCTCGGAGCGCAGATGATCCACTGGGACGATGGGTTCTGCGAGCAGCTCGCCGCGCGCGGCTTTCGCGTGATCCGTTTCGACAATCGCGATATCGGCAAGTCCAGCCACATGACCGGCGGCAAGCGCCTGACCCCGCTCGAACTGATGAAGCTGCGCTTTCTCAGAATTCCAGTGGCCGCCCCCTACAAGCTCATCGACATGGCGAGGGACACGATCGGCCTGATGGATGCGCTCGCCATCAAGTCGGCGCATCTGGTCGGCGCGTCCATGGGCGGCATGATCGCGCAGGAGGTGACATTGTCGTTTCCCGGGCGCGTACGCTCGCTGACCTCGATCATGTCGACGACAGGCAATCCGCGCGTGCCGCCCCCAACGCGGGAGGCCGCCGCGATGCTGATGGCACCGCCGCCGCGCAGCAAGGAGGAGTTCATCACCCGCTTCGGCGAGACCTGGAAGATCTTGCGCGCCGGTTCCTTTCCGGAGGAAGAGGCGCTCGATCCTGGCCGGGCCGAACGCGTCTTTGCTCGCGGGCTCAATCCGGCTGGCGTCGGCCGGCAGCTGCGCGCCGTGCTCGCCTCCGGTAGTCGCAAGGAGCGGCTCTATAACGTCAGGACGCCGACGCTGGTGATCCATGGCACCATCGATCCGCTGGTTCGACCCGAGGGCGGCAAGGACACAGCGGAATCGATTCCGGGTGCAAAGCTGTTGATGATCGAAGGCATGGGTCATGCGCTGCCGATGCGCTTCTGGCCGGAAATCATCGGCGCTATCGACAAGCATGCGCATGGCGCTGCGGCGCAGGCGGCTTAG
- a CDS encoding alpha/beta fold hydrolase: MNAPAGLDLAAIPERIQTEVQRAIQRSIKGVEYFSSSGPTLGSTPKDVLHSRGTMSLYHYQPMSDEIYRVPVLIVMATTNRGYILDLVPGQSFIEFLLRRGYDVYMLDWSAPRPEEKSLRMEDYVLDFIPDCVRRVQADSGEQDVSVIGYCFGGVLSLLYGSIFPDGPMKNLICFTTPIDFREMKLFSNFSDRRYFDVDRLVDSVGNLPPEMILSSFEMLRPASRTVSQIQLWENIWNDEFVKSYRMFDRWATDTLPLAGEYFRGITKDLMWDNKLFNDTMSVGGRPARLENIKVPILHAVAEHDHIVPYDAARHLIAKIGSADKEEVMLKGGHVSLVAGANAVKRLWPKLDSWLGTRST, translated from the coding sequence ATGAACGCGCCGGCGGGACTTGATCTCGCGGCGATCCCGGAGCGGATCCAGACCGAGGTGCAGCGCGCCATCCAGCGCAGCATCAAGGGCGTCGAATATTTCTCGAGCTCCGGCCCCACGCTCGGCTCGACGCCGAAGGATGTGCTGCATTCGCGCGGCACGATGAGCCTCTATCACTACCAGCCGATGTCGGACGAGATCTACCGCGTGCCGGTGCTGATCGTGATGGCCACCACCAACCGCGGCTACATCCTCGATCTCGTGCCCGGCCAGAGTTTCATCGAGTTCCTGCTCAGGCGCGGCTATGATGTCTACATGCTCGACTGGAGCGCGCCGCGGCCGGAGGAGAAGAGCCTGCGGATGGAGGACTACGTCCTCGACTTCATCCCGGATTGCGTCCGCCGCGTGCAGGCCGATTCCGGCGAGCAGGACGTCTCCGTGATCGGCTATTGCTTCGGCGGCGTGCTGTCGCTGCTTTACGGATCGATCTTCCCGGACGGGCCGATGAAGAATTTGATCTGCTTCACCACGCCGATCGACTTTCGCGAGATGAAGCTGTTCTCGAACTTCTCCGACCGCCGCTATTTCGATGTCGATCGCCTCGTCGACAGCGTCGGCAATTTGCCGCCGGAGATGATCCTGTCCTCGTTCGAGATGCTGCGCCCGGCCTCGCGCACGGTGAGCCAGATCCAGCTCTGGGAGAACATCTGGAACGACGAGTTCGTGAAATCGTACCGGATGTTCGACCGCTGGGCGACCGACACGCTGCCGCTCGCGGGCGAATATTTCCGCGGTATCACCAAGGATCTGATGTGGGATAACAAGCTGTTCAACGACACGATGTCGGTCGGCGGCCGGCCGGCGAGGCTCGAGAACATCAAGGTGCCGATCCTGCATGCAGTCGCCGAGCACGATCATATCGTGCCCTATGACGCGGCAAGACACCTGATCGCGAAGATCGGCTCCGCGGACAAGGAGGAGGTGATGCTGAAAGGCGGTCACGTCTCGCTGGTCGCCGGCGCCAACGCGGTGAAGCGGCTTTGGCCGAAACTGGATTCCTGGCTGGGGACAAGATCGACATGA
- a CDS encoding GNAT family N-acetyltransferase → MSEQRSYPRVVKLEAGDIEIRLMSPADEAAVLAFGKGLPTHDLLFLPRNISEPKVLSAWVKEIERGAIQSLLAVKDGKVVGCGTLVRDPHSWSPHVGEIRMVVSQDVRGQGVGKALSQETFALALGAGLEKLSVQMTVDQQAAIALFESLGFKAEALLRDHVRDLDGKTHDIVVLGHNIAQVQAQMEAYGLPGAVQH, encoded by the coding sequence ATGAGTGAACAGCGTTCCTATCCGAGAGTTGTCAAGCTAGAGGCCGGCGATATCGAGATCCGCCTGATGTCGCCTGCGGACGAAGCCGCCGTGCTCGCCTTCGGAAAGGGCCTGCCGACCCATGATCTGTTGTTCCTGCCGCGCAACATCAGCGAGCCCAAGGTGCTGTCGGCCTGGGTCAAGGAGATCGAGCGCGGCGCGATCCAGAGTCTGCTCGCGGTGAAGGATGGCAAGGTCGTCGGCTGCGGCACGCTGGTGCGCGATCCGCACTCCTGGTCGCCGCATGTCGGGGAGATCCGCATGGTGGTGTCGCAGGACGTGCGCGGACAAGGGGTGGGGAAGGCGCTGTCGCAGGAGACATTCGCGCTGGCGCTCGGGGCGGGGCTGGAGAAGCTCTCGGTCCAGATGACGGTCGACCAGCAGGCGGCCATCGCGCTGTTTGAGAGCCTCGGGTTCAAGGCCGAGGCGCTGCTGCGCGACCATGTCAGGGACCTCGACGGTAAGACCCATGACATCGTCGTGCTCGGCCACAACATTGCGCAGGTCCAGGCGCAGATGGAAGCCTACGGGCTGCCGGGTGCGGTTCAGCATTGA
- a CDS encoding phasin: MTTETNTAFEGFKDAFKNIQNLEVPEAAREFVKKSANTAKDRAAEVFAGSERVTAAVENAVTESVAEAGKISRSIQQAIYEDAEAFFAGIDKLASAKSFSEAVEIQSSLLRARGEAFVSRAKATTDYFGKLAANGAKSAQDNFAKVYTKTA, translated from the coding sequence ATGACCACCGAAACCAACACCGCTTTCGAGGGCTTCAAAGACGCTTTCAAGAACATCCAGAATCTGGAAGTTCCCGAGGCTGCCCGCGAGTTCGTCAAGAAGTCCGCCAACACCGCCAAAGATCGTGCTGCCGAGGTGTTCGCCGGCTCCGAGCGCGTGACCGCCGCCGTGGAGAACGCGGTGACCGAATCCGTCGCTGAAGCTGGCAAGATCAGCCGCAGCATCCAGCAGGCGATCTACGAGGATGCCGAGGCGTTCTTCGCAGGCATCGACAAGCTCGCGTCCGCCAAGTCGTTCAGCGAAGCCGTCGAGATCCAGTCGAGCCTGCTCCGCGCTCGCGGCGAAGCGTTCGTCTCGCGCGCCAAGGCGACCACCGACTATTTCGGCAAGCTCGCCGCCAACGGCGCGAAGTCCGCTCAGGACAACTTTGCCAAGGTCTACACCAAGACCGCCTGA
- a CDS encoding DUF445 domain-containing protein translates to MTRPADFSFDTPGDAERAAELRRVKALATLVLASTLLLFVVAKWLLPVHPVFGFIAAFAEAATIGGLADWYAVVALFKRPLGLPIPHTAIIQSNQARIADKLGEFIQVHFLEAGPVEAKLNEIDFGSFVADWLRERKRSDDLARFALRLLPEAFSATETSGLMTFIIRRLSSQLQAVDLAPLAAGTLRGFVAEGRHQILFDDLLRVMHETLTRAETMAMIREKVRAELPTLLRLYRADKFLVNKIVASATAFFNEVRSDPKHPFRGEFDRMVLSFVDSLGTDQAYIDRIDGLKRDLLARPELAELARAVWANTRSFIERSASGETQVLQHHLAGVFVAAGEALAGDTELRGEINKGLVMVLRSFVADQKSGVSTFISDQVKAWNMAQLISLIEINIGRDLQYIRFNGSLIGGLAGLALYSVEFLLRLL, encoded by the coding sequence ATGACTCGCCCCGCCGACTTCTCCTTCGACACTCCCGGCGATGCCGAACGTGCGGCCGAGCTGCGCCGGGTGAAGGCGCTCGCGACGCTGGTGCTGGCCTCAACTCTTCTGCTGTTCGTCGTCGCGAAATGGCTGCTGCCTGTGCACCCCGTGTTCGGCTTCATCGCCGCCTTCGCGGAAGCCGCGACCATCGGCGGGCTTGCCGACTGGTACGCGGTGGTCGCGCTGTTCAAGCGGCCGCTTGGCCTGCCGATCCCGCACACAGCGATCATCCAGAGCAATCAGGCCCGCATCGCCGACAAGCTCGGCGAGTTCATCCAGGTGCATTTCCTCGAGGCCGGCCCGGTCGAGGCCAAGTTGAATGAGATCGATTTCGGCTCCTTCGTTGCCGACTGGCTGCGCGAGCGCAAGCGCAGCGATGATCTCGCGCGCTTCGCGCTGCGCCTGCTGCCGGAGGCCTTCTCCGCAACCGAGACCTCCGGCCTGATGACCTTCATCATCCGCCGCCTGTCCTCGCAGCTCCAGGCGGTCGACCTCGCGCCGCTCGCCGCCGGCACGCTGCGCGGCTTCGTGGCGGAGGGACGCCATCAGATATTGTTCGACGATCTCCTGCGCGTGATGCACGAGACGCTGACTCGAGCCGAGACCATGGCGATGATCCGCGAAAAGGTGCGTGCGGAGTTGCCGACCCTGCTCAGGCTCTATCGCGCCGACAAGTTTCTGGTGAACAAGATCGTGGCGTCCGCCACCGCTTTCTTCAATGAAGTGCGCAGCGATCCCAAGCATCCGTTCCGGGGCGAGTTCGACCGCATGGTGCTGAGCTTCGTTGACAGCCTCGGCACCGACCAGGCCTATATCGATCGCATCGACGGCTTGAAGCGCGATCTGCTGGCCCGACCCGAGCTTGCCGAGCTCGCCCGCGCTGTGTGGGCGAACACGCGCTCCTTCATCGAACGCAGCGCGTCCGGCGAGACGCAGGTGCTGCAGCATCATCTCGCCGGCGTGTTTGTCGCCGCCGGCGAGGCGCTCGCCGGCGATACCGAGCTGCGCGGCGAGATCAACAAGGGCTTGGTGATGGTGCTGCGCAGCTTCGTCGCGGACCAGAAAAGCGGCGTCTCGACCTTCATCTCCGATCAGGTTAAGGCGTGGAATATGGCGCAGCTGATTTCGCTGATCGAAATCAACATCGGCCGCGACCTGCAATACATCCGCTTCAATGGCTCGCTGATCGGTGGCCTCGCCGGGCTCGCGCTCTACTCCGTAGAATTCCTGCTCCGATTGTTGTGA
- a CDS encoding alpha/beta hydrolase, whose translation MTVTAQMLRPPSRTLMFLEGRAIHEFGAFLGALPLLSLAPRGDGHPVLVLPGLVASDASTRALRTFLTSKGYAVSGWRQGRNYGLRPGVQHAMIDLVQELNDAHDRKVSLVGWSLGGLYARQLAKMMPERVRQVITLGSPFAGDPHSTNAWRVYEWASGRKSDEVDPQFGGDLAVPPPVPTTAIFSRTDGVCAWQGCMEKAGEQTESIEIESSHCGMGHHPAAVYAVADRLAQKEGQWRPFDRSGWRSLAYPDPHR comes from the coding sequence ATGACCGTTACTGCCCAGATGCTGCGCCCGCCGTCCCGTACCCTGATGTTTCTGGAAGGGCGCGCGATCCATGAGTTCGGTGCATTCCTCGGCGCGCTGCCGCTCTTGAGCCTCGCGCCGCGCGGCGATGGGCATCCGGTGCTGGTGCTGCCGGGCCTCGTGGCCTCCGACGCGTCCACGCGCGCGCTGCGCACGTTTCTGACCAGTAAGGGTTACGCGGTGAGCGGCTGGCGGCAGGGCCGCAACTACGGCCTGCGGCCAGGCGTGCAGCATGCCATGATCGATCTGGTTCAGGAGCTCAACGACGCCCATGACCGCAAGGTCAGCCTGGTCGGCTGGAGTCTCGGCGGCCTCTATGCGCGCCAGCTTGCCAAAATGATGCCGGAGCGCGTGCGCCAGGTGATCACGCTTGGCAGCCCCTTCGCAGGCGATCCCCACTCGACCAATGCGTGGCGCGTCTATGAGTGGGCGAGCGGCCGCAAGTCCGACGAGGTCGATCCACAGTTCGGCGGCGATCTCGCCGTCCCGCCGCCGGTGCCGACCACGGCGATCTTCAGCCGCACCGACGGCGTCTGCGCCTGGCAGGGCTGCATGGAGAAAGCGGGCGAGCAGACCGAGAGCATCGAGATCGAGAGCAGCCATTGCGGCATGGGGCACCATCCCGCGGCGGTCTATGCGGTGGCCGACCGCCTCGCACAGAAGGAAGGCCAGTGGCGGCCGTTCGACCGCAGCGGTTGGCGCAGCCTCGCCTATCCCGATCCGCACAGATAG